One stretch of Chryseobacterium indologenes DNA includes these proteins:
- a CDS encoding TolC family protein, which produces MTKKIKTALSVLIAAFPALFFSQQVKQMTAGEIAELAVQNHQQLKVSAQNIDIAKQNINVAKLQKLPTITASTSQFYLGDAVAIDKDFSNSTKVPMPHYGSSYAVQATQLIFKGGLVNKSIEMAGLREQLSELDLEKNKQDVKFLVISNYLDVYKIINQEEVFQNNKKLAQERLKNIQKFYQQGMVTRNEVIRGELALKNLDQGILTLSNNRKILNYNLNTALGLSSDTEIVPTESLDNKESGIGMDYYMNLAHDSNPVLKSAQKNIAVADKNIEIIKTDNLPTVAGFGGYTLQRPITTRNPVLDMYSGGWQTGVSLSYNIDTLYKTKEKVKLGELQKNQANDAMTLVQQNVDMGVNAAYTKYQEAIQQADILNDSKRLAEENYKITEAKYLNQLAVQAEMIDAQNQKLQSELDYANAEINVLYQYYNLLKATGTL; this is translated from the coding sequence AACAGCACTATCAGTTTTGATAGCAGCTTTTCCTGCGCTGTTTTTTTCGCAACAGGTTAAACAGATGACCGCAGGTGAGATTGCCGAACTGGCAGTTCAGAATCATCAGCAGTTGAAGGTTTCCGCTCAGAATATTGATATTGCCAAACAGAATATCAATGTGGCTAAGCTTCAGAAACTTCCAACTATAACGGCTTCTACCAGCCAATTCTATTTGGGGGATGCAGTAGCCATCGATAAAGATTTTTCAAATTCTACAAAAGTTCCTATGCCTCATTATGGAAGTTCGTATGCGGTGCAGGCCACTCAACTGATCTTCAAAGGAGGATTGGTAAATAAATCCATTGAAATGGCAGGGCTTCGTGAACAGCTTTCTGAACTGGATCTGGAGAAAAATAAACAGGATGTGAAATTTCTGGTAATTTCCAATTATCTGGATGTCTACAAAATCATAAACCAGGAAGAAGTTTTTCAGAACAATAAAAAGCTGGCACAGGAACGTCTTAAAAATATTCAGAAATTTTATCAGCAGGGAATGGTCACCAGAAACGAAGTGATTCGTGGTGAATTGGCCCTTAAAAATCTGGATCAGGGAATTCTGACGCTTTCAAACAATAGAAAAATCCTTAACTATAATTTAAATACTGCTTTAGGGTTATCTTCTGACACTGAAATTGTTCCTACTGAAAGCCTGGACAACAAGGAATCTGGAATCGGGATGGATTATTATATGAATCTTGCTCATGACAGCAATCCGGTGTTGAAATCAGCACAAAAAAATATTGCGGTAGCAGATAAGAATATTGAAATTATAAAAACCGATAACTTGCCTACAGTAGCAGGATTTGGTGGATATACTTTACAAAGACCAATTACTACGAGAAACCCTGTCTTGGATATGTATTCAGGAGGTTGGCAGACAGGTGTTTCTCTTAGTTACAATATCGATACCCTGTATAAAACAAAAGAAAAAGTAAAATTAGGGGAACTGCAGAAAAATCAGGCGAATGATGCGATGACTTTGGTACAGCAGAATGTAGACATGGGCGTAAATGCGGCGTATACCAAATACCAGGAAGCGATTCAGCAGGCAGATATTCTAAATGATTCCAAAAGGCTTGCAGAGGAAAACTACAAAATTACCGAAGCCAAATATTTGAATCAGTTAGCTGTTCAGGCAGAAATGATTGATGCACAAAACCAGAAACTGCAGTCGGAACTGGATTATGCCAATGCGGAAATCAATGTTTTGTATCAATATTATAACCTTTTGAAAGCTACGGGAACACTTTAA
- a CDS encoding HlyD family secretion protein, which yields MENKEQTTQNTAPAPARPAADSKKKQNKKNKIRAIISNIVVFLVIGFGLFWLIREYFHIGNKTYTEAAQVEEFINPINTRVSAYIKEIKFIEHQRVKKGDTLVILDEREILTQLGQAEAAYQNAMAQKTATSSSVNTVSNNINVMESNIAGAKARLWNAEQNLNRYKNLLAAEAVTRQQYDQVKTEYDAQKAAYETLVNQKQSANLSTTEVKSKLGINDAEIKRTKSALDMARINLSYTVITAPYDGVMGRRTISEGQLIQPGQQVATIVLNSQKWVTANFLESQMPNIKIGEKMMMTADALGGKQFEGVVTAVSAATGSRYSSVPTDNSTGNFIKVQQRIPVRIEFTASNKKEDLEKLSAGMNMNVNINKD from the coding sequence ATGGAAAACAAGGAACAAACTACTCAAAATACTGCACCGGCTCCCGCAAGACCAGCGGCAGACAGCAAAAAAAAGCAGAACAAGAAAAATAAAATCAGAGCGATTATTTCCAATATCGTCGTTTTTCTGGTCATCGGATTCGGACTATTCTGGCTCATTCGTGAATATTTCCACATCGGAAACAAAACCTATACGGAAGCCGCTCAGGTAGAAGAATTTATCAATCCTATCAATACAAGGGTTTCTGCTTATATCAAAGAAATAAAATTTATTGAGCACCAAAGAGTTAAAAAAGGAGATACACTGGTTATATTGGATGAACGTGAAATCCTGACTCAATTAGGACAGGCTGAAGCAGCTTACCAAAATGCTATGGCTCAGAAAACAGCAACAAGTTCTTCCGTGAATACTGTTTCCAACAATATCAATGTGATGGAATCTAATATTGCCGGGGCAAAAGCAAGACTTTGGAATGCTGAACAAAATCTGAACAGATACAAAAACCTTTTAGCAGCGGAAGCAGTAACAAGACAACAGTACGACCAGGTAAAAACTGAATATGACGCTCAAAAAGCGGCTTATGAAACGTTGGTCAATCAAAAGCAGTCGGCAAACCTTTCCACTACAGAGGTGAAAAGTAAATTAGGAATTAATGATGCAGAAATCAAAAGAACAAAATCTGCACTGGATATGGCCAGAATCAATCTTTCCTATACTGTAATTACTGCACCTTATGATGGAGTGATGGGAAGAAGAACAATTTCAGAAGGACAGTTGATCCAGCCGGGGCAACAAGTGGCAACCATCGTATTAAACAGTCAGAAATGGGTAACAGCCAACTTCCTTGAAAGCCAGATGCCTAATATTAAAATAGGAGAGAAGATGATGATGACGGCAGATGCTTTAGGAGGAAAACAATTTGAAGGGGTTGTAACCGCTGTTTCTGCAGCAACGGGATCAAGATATTCAAGTGTACCAACTGATAACTCTACGGGGAACTTCATTAAAGTGCAACAGAGAATTCCTGTGAGAATTGAATTTACAGCTTCCAATAAAAAAGAAGATCTTGAGAAGTTGAGCGCAGGAATGAATATGAACGTGAATATTAATAAAGACTAG
- a CDS encoding MFS transporter — MYNKGLYSDWVPKPVQLLLIVLLLAVVMPIGGVYTGNISSLVGGTGAMTEYFMWANYATTIGMGACMPVVIRIKMRFKVRDKMVLLLVLLGLLSYINGTTLQPMIFVFSALLIGFMKMMVTIELFLPLMVMIGNRGIFYGAFYTFVLVMNQVAVYYSAEFALLYNWQQYYIFTAVLCFILALIHWIFMHNKYFALKVPLHYIDWLSILLFISTFMFSAYVYAFGRQQDWLNSKNIINASIAAFVSFALLSIRQLTLKRPYLSFKIFTKNNVQNGLFMLFWLGMFLGTASLQNTFAVGVLGYDQLTNAKLSTMMIPGIILAGAIAIFWFKKEKPLKMYIFSGFAGMIGYAIIMYFSMVMEFNYDNWYLPMFLKGYGMCSLFISVWFYTLDKLEMDEMLAAIGLVLVWRTFLAVGIFSTLYSWLQYRFQVNAIGDLAVYMDGMTITPQNVMANMKAIQLNAILIATKKIFGFIILIGFGVLIYVVTHHFGAKRFQYFRFIRVLGGKSVIARRRLRERKKLLEEIKDAAGPAM, encoded by the coding sequence ATGTACAACAAAGGATTATATAGCGATTGGGTACCTAAGCCCGTACAGCTTCTGCTGATTGTATTACTGCTTGCTGTGGTAATGCCGATTGGTGGGGTGTACACAGGGAATATCAGTTCTCTGGTGGGGGGTACTGGCGCGATGACAGAATATTTCATGTGGGCGAATTATGCAACCACGATAGGAATGGGAGCTTGTATGCCTGTTGTCATCAGAATCAAAATGAGGTTTAAAGTAAGGGATAAAATGGTACTGCTATTGGTCCTTTTAGGATTGCTGAGCTATATCAATGGAACTACTTTACAGCCTATGATCTTTGTATTTTCAGCCTTATTGATTGGATTTATGAAGATGATGGTGACCATAGAGCTTTTCCTGCCATTGATGGTAATGATTGGTAACAGAGGAATTTTTTATGGTGCATTTTATACATTTGTTCTGGTGATGAACCAGGTGGCAGTGTATTATTCAGCAGAATTTGCACTTCTGTATAATTGGCAGCAGTATTACATTTTTACGGCAGTTTTATGCTTTATATTAGCCCTGATACACTGGATCTTCATGCATAATAAATACTTTGCCCTGAAAGTCCCATTGCATTATATTGACTGGCTGAGCATTCTGCTTTTCATTTCAACATTTATGTTTTCAGCTTATGTATATGCATTTGGCAGACAACAGGATTGGTTGAATTCAAAGAATATTATTAATGCAAGTATTGCAGCTTTTGTAAGTTTTGCGCTGCTTTCCATTCGTCAGCTAACGTTAAAACGTCCTTATCTTTCATTTAAAATTTTCACCAAAAACAATGTGCAGAACGGTTTATTTATGCTATTCTGGCTGGGAATGTTTTTAGGAACAGCTTCCCTTCAGAATACTTTTGCTGTAGGAGTTTTAGGATATGACCAGCTAACCAATGCGAAACTGAGCACGATGATGATTCCGGGAATCATTCTGGCCGGTGCAATTGCTATATTTTGGTTTAAAAAAGAAAAACCATTGAAAATGTATATTTTTTCAGGGTTTGCAGGAATGATAGGATACGCAATCATTATGTATTTCTCCATGGTAATGGAATTCAATTATGATAATTGGTATCTGCCAATGTTTTTAAAAGGCTATGGAATGTGTTCTTTGTTTATTTCCGTATGGTTTTATACTTTGGATAAACTTGAAATGGATGAAATGCTTGCAGCGATTGGGCTTGTATTAGTTTGGAGAACTTTTTTAGCAGTAGGGATTTTTTCAACCTTATATTCATGGTTACAATACCGTTTTCAGGTTAATGCAATTGGAGATCTTGCCGTTTATATGGATGGAATGACCATAACTCCGCAGAATGTGATGGCCAATATGAAAGCCATTCAACTTAATGCTATTCTGATCGCTACTAAAAAGATATTCGGATTTATTATTCTGATTGGTTTTGGAGTCTTGATTTATGTCGTTACACACCATTTCGGAGCCAAAAGATTCCAATATTTCAGATTTATCAGAGTCCTTGGGGGGAAATCTGTTATTGCCAGAAGAAGACTTCGTGAGCGTAAAAAATTATTAGAAGAAATAAAAGACGCAGCAGGGCCTGCGATGTAA
- a CDS encoding TonB-dependent receptor, which translates to MKKHYAFIGLLASGLMFSQTVKDSVASKGIEDVVIVASRKPTKISEIPGTVWVVQKEKIQEQAKSGVPIKEMLSILIPGMDIGPQGRTNYGQNMRGRSALVMIDGVSLNSIRAISRQLDAIDPFNIERIEVLSGASSIYGGNATGGIINIITKTPSKKGIGGETELGVRTGFMGKDDHDFRAAQAISAKGEKFFGRLGVAYQQNGGVYGADQKQLFTDITQTDLQYNQSIDVLATGGYQFNNKHKITASLQYYNSKFNGDRSLYLGQNLSAFTKKDGSLLEMRDGFSSDKNIGTERYMATVAYNGNGILGGQDLYIQLATRGEKLGFYPFPGNVKLEKGSMAYMSSSQQDTYYSGIKALLSKSWRGLNVTYGTDIDFEKFEGTQSVYDITKTMSSGGLINETQYRLGRYPTNHSQSYAGYVQAKYNIIPKLQLNAGVRYQHINVKMDDFVGSVQQTQIAMGYGTSASAIPGGESSYNVTLANAGLLYKISEQHQVWGTFSQGASLADPAKYYGIGTYKLNGTHWDVVSSINVKEQPLQAIKTNQFEVGYRVNKGGLRAQIAGFLSNSDKTVAVDKNTFQILVNDLKLRNMGIEAEISYSMNNGVYFGASGLLIKSEVDNKGEWQKQEIYNASPSKLVTYIGYNIKNWSFRFQSLQNFKQKDELKNVVEGYNTSDLMIGYRFQFGKFNLGIQNLFNTDYQTIWSKRSQVLYSSYGIPDLFNYKGRGRTFNMSYTFEF; encoded by the coding sequence ATGAAAAAGCATTATGCATTCATAGGTCTGTTAGCATCGGGATTGATGTTTTCCCAAACTGTTAAAGATTCTGTAGCCTCTAAGGGTATAGAAGATGTTGTTATCGTAGCATCAAGAAAACCTACTAAAATTTCTGAAATTCCCGGAACCGTTTGGGTAGTACAGAAAGAAAAAATTCAGGAACAAGCCAAAAGTGGGGTTCCAATTAAAGAAATGTTATCCATTTTAATTCCAGGTATGGATATCGGTCCACAGGGAAGAACAAACTATGGACAGAATATGAGAGGACGTTCTGCATTGGTGATGATTGATGGGGTTTCTTTAAACAGTATCCGTGCGATCAGCCGTCAATTGGATGCTATTGATCCATTTAATATTGAAAGAATAGAAGTGCTTTCCGGTGCAAGCTCTATTTATGGTGGAAATGCAACCGGAGGGATCATTAATATCATTACAAAAACACCATCCAAAAAAGGGATTGGCGGAGAAACTGAATTGGGAGTGCGTACAGGGTTTATGGGAAAAGATGACCATGATTTCCGTGCAGCTCAGGCTATTTCAGCCAAAGGAGAGAAGTTCTTCGGGAGATTGGGAGTTGCTTATCAGCAAAATGGTGGTGTTTATGGTGCAGACCAGAAGCAGCTTTTTACAGATATTACTCAAACCGACCTTCAGTATAACCAATCTATTGATGTTTTGGCAACCGGAGGATATCAGTTTAACAATAAGCATAAAATAACGGCTTCCCTTCAATACTATAACTCTAAATTCAATGGAGACAGAAGTTTGTATTTAGGTCAAAACCTAAGTGCTTTTACAAAAAAAGACGGAAGTTTACTGGAAATGAGGGATGGTTTTTCTTCCGATAAAAATATAGGAACAGAACGTTATATGGCAACAGTAGCCTATAATGGTAACGGAATCCTTGGAGGTCAGGATCTTTATATCCAGCTTGCCACCAGAGGTGAAAAATTAGGTTTTTATCCTTTTCCTGGAAATGTAAAGTTGGAAAAGGGGAGTATGGCTTACATGTCTTCTTCACAACAGGATACCTATTATTCTGGAATAAAAGCTTTATTGTCAAAATCATGGAGAGGATTAAATGTTACTTACGGTACTGATATCGATTTTGAAAAGTTTGAAGGAACGCAGTCAGTATATGATATTACAAAAACAATGTCCAGTGGTGGATTAATCAACGAGACTCAATACAGACTTGGAAGATATCCTACCAACCACTCACAAAGTTATGCCGGGTATGTTCAGGCAAAATATAATATCATTCCTAAATTACAGCTTAATGCAGGAGTACGTTACCAGCACATCAATGTAAAAATGGATGATTTTGTAGGCTCTGTACAACAGACACAGATTGCTATGGGGTATGGAACCTCTGCTTCAGCCATTCCGGGGGGAGAAAGCTCATATAACGTAACATTAGCCAATGCCGGATTACTGTATAAAATCAGTGAGCAGCATCAGGTATGGGGAACATTCTCCCAAGGTGCAAGCTTAGCAGATCCTGCTAAATATTATGGAATAGGAACTTATAAACTGAACGGAACCCATTGGGATGTAGTTTCAAGTATCAATGTGAAAGAGCAGCCTTTACAGGCCATCAAAACCAATCAGTTTGAAGTAGGATACCGTGTTAATAAAGGTGGATTGAGAGCACAGATTGCCGGATTCTTAAGTAATTCTGACAAAACTGTAGCTGTAGATAAAAATACATTCCAGATTCTTGTTAATGATCTGAAATTAAGAAATATGGGAATTGAGGCGGAGATTTCTTATTCTATGAATAACGGAGTGTATTTCGGAGCAAGCGGATTATTAATCAAATCTGAAGTAGACAACAAAGGAGAATGGCAGAAACAGGAAATTTACAATGCTTCGCCATCCAAATTGGTAACTTATATTGGATATAATATCAAGAACTGGTCATTCAGATTCCAGTCATTACAGAATTTCAAGCAGAAGGATGAGCTTAAAAATGTAGTGGAAGGATACAATACATCAGATCTTATGATTGGATATCGTTTCCAGTTTGGAAAATTCAACCTTGGAATTCAAAACCTGTTCAATACAGATTATCAAACTATCTGGAGCAAGCGTTCTCAGGTTTTATATTCAAGCTACGGAATTCCGGACCTGTTTAATTATAAAGGTCGAGGCAGAACATTTAATATGTCTTATACTTTTGAATTTTAA
- a CDS encoding siderophore-interacting protein, producing MAQVSTGQFIAEVTRKEYITDHFIRVYLYSPEVQLFKNTTIGDNNKIAIPPVGLNEVHFPTIENDEWVYPPKEVAPSIRTYTHRGIDLDKNEVFIDFADHGDGGPASKWAREAEAGAKLGVMMRLDGKDLYPEAEWYLLAGDATAIPVLSAILETLPETAKGICIIEVHGKEDEQVLETKADIEFKWLHNSEPQISSEIAEVVKNIEIPETSKFGYVACEFSSVKEIRTYLRKEKNWTSKELYAFSYWKAGKAENESQADRHEEKGSIA from the coding sequence ATGGCTCAAGTTTCAACAGGGCAGTTCATTGCCGAAGTTACCAGAAAAGAATACATCACGGACCACTTTATCAGAGTGTATCTGTATTCTCCAGAAGTTCAATTGTTTAAAAATACCACAATAGGAGATAATAATAAAATTGCTATTCCTCCAGTTGGATTAAACGAGGTTCACTTTCCAACCATAGAAAATGATGAATGGGTGTATCCACCAAAAGAAGTGGCACCATCCATCAGAACGTATACTCATAGAGGAATTGATCTGGACAAAAATGAAGTGTTTATTGATTTTGCAGATCATGGAGACGGAGGCCCGGCCTCAAAATGGGCAAGAGAGGCAGAAGCAGGGGCAAAACTTGGAGTAATGATGCGTCTGGATGGAAAAGATCTATATCCTGAAGCAGAATGGTATTTATTGGCAGGTGATGCCACAGCAATTCCTGTGTTGAGTGCTATTTTAGAAACCCTTCCGGAAACAGCAAAAGGAATCTGTATTATCGAAGTTCATGGAAAAGAAGATGAACAGGTATTAGAGACCAAAGCAGATATTGAATTTAAATGGCTGCATAATTCCGAACCTCAAATCAGCAGTGAGATTGCTGAAGTGGTGAAGAATATTGAGATTCCGGAAACTTCAAAATTCGGTTATGTAGCTTGCGAATTCTCCAGTGTTAAGGAAATTCGTACTTATCTTCGAAAAGAAAAGAACTGGACTTCAAAAGAGCTTTATGCATTCTCTTACTGGAAGGCAGGGAAAGCAGAAAATGAATCACAGGCAGATAGACACGAAGAAAAGGGATCAATTGCATAA
- a CDS encoding class I SAM-dependent methyltransferase, with product MKDLMGQAIWDYYHDENPEDLQTETSISELDELPVGYLFRDFDDMNEIEQKALQLSKGKVLDIGAGAGSHALYLQDDANLDVTALDISPKSIEVCGLRGIKKAVCKNILDFSGETFDTVLLLMNGTGIFEGLSKIDIYLQKLGTLLNEDGQILIDSTDILYMFDRDKDGGVYILAGGYYGELDYIVHYKGQSENPITWLYLDFNTLKNAATNNGFKIERVLKDEDSYLAKLTKK from the coding sequence ATGAAAGATTTAATGGGCCAAGCCATCTGGGATTATTATCATGATGAGAATCCTGAAGACCTGCAGACAGAAACATCAATTTCCGAATTAGATGAACTTCCTGTAGGCTATCTGTTTAGGGATTTTGATGACATGAATGAGATTGAGCAAAAAGCATTGCAGTTATCCAAAGGAAAAGTGTTGGATATTGGAGCAGGAGCCGGTTCACATGCTTTATACCTTCAGGATGATGCCAATCTTGATGTGACGGCTTTGGACATTTCTCCAAAATCTATTGAAGTTTGCGGGTTAAGAGGTATTAAAAAGGCTGTTTGTAAGAATATCCTTGATTTTTCAGGAGAAACTTTCGATACTGTCTTGTTATTAATGAATGGTACCGGAATCTTTGAAGGATTATCCAAAATTGATATTTACCTTCAGAAATTAGGAACCCTTTTAAATGAAGATGGGCAGATCCTAATCGACAGTACAGACATTCTTTATATGTTCGACCGTGATAAAGATGGCGGAGTATATATTCTTGCCGGCGGATACTACGGAGAACTGGATTATATTGTTCATTATAAAGGTCAATCTGAAAATCCTATCACATGGCTTTATCTTGATTTCAATACGTTGAAAAATGCCGCCACAAATAATGGTTTCAAAATAGAAAGAGTGTTGAAAGACGAAGATTCTTACTTAGCAAAACTGACTAAGAAATAA
- the metG gene encoding methionine--tRNA ligase, with product MSNRKMITAALPYANGPVHIGHLAGVYIPADVYARFQRRLGKDVAFICGSDEHGIPITIRAKKEGVTPQDIVDKYHGIIKKSFADLGISFDEYSRTTSPKHYETSQDFFKVLYEKGKFTEEVSEQYFDEQAGEFLADRYIVGTCPNCGNENAYGDQCEKCGSTLSPSELINPKSMLSGNVPILKETKNWYLPLNEYEDFLNEWIIEGHKDDWKPNVYGQVKSWLNDGLKPRAMTRDLNWGVPVPLPNAEGKVLYVWFDAPIGYISFTKEWAEKNGKDWKDYWQSENSDLVHFIGKDNIVFHCIIFPAMMKAHGDYIMPKNVPAFEFLNLENDKISTSRNWAVWAHEYVEDFPGQQDVLRYALLSSAPETKDNNFTWKDFQTKNNSELVGIFGNFINRVAVLIHKYYDGVVPHGDANSPELKEINKAAAEISGFLDNYEFRNALSALMNLARFGNQYLQTEEPWKTIKDNPEKAAQSLFVGAQIAVALAQLCEPFMPFSSEKLLNMFNVEKKSWSDVETQSVLIETGHKINEASLLFSKIEDNVIEAQIQKLEDTKQNNKKTNPNANPMKEEITFDDFTKIDLRTATILEAEKVEKADKLLKLTVDTGVDVRTVVSGIAESFTPEEVVGKQVMILLNLAPRKSRGIESQGMLLLTTKPDGKLSFVTPDDSNVENGIEIG from the coding sequence ATGTCAAACAGAAAGATGATTACGGCAGCTTTGCCTTATGCAAACGGCCCTGTTCATATAGGACATTTGGCAGGTGTTTATATTCCTGCGGATGTTTACGCAAGATTTCAAAGAAGATTAGGAAAAGATGTAGCGTTTATCTGTGGTTCGGATGAGCACGGTATTCCTATCACCATAAGAGCTAAAAAAGAAGGAGTTACTCCTCAGGATATCGTCGATAAATATCACGGGATTATCAAAAAATCTTTTGCTGATCTGGGAATTTCATTTGATGAATATTCAAGAACTACTTCTCCAAAACATTATGAAACCAGCCAGGATTTCTTCAAAGTTCTTTATGAAAAAGGAAAATTCACGGAAGAGGTTTCTGAACAGTATTTTGATGAGCAGGCAGGAGAATTCCTTGCAGACCGTTATATTGTAGGAACTTGCCCGAACTGCGGCAATGAGAACGCTTACGGTGACCAGTGTGAGAAATGTGGTTCTACCCTATCTCCATCTGAACTGATCAACCCAAAATCAATGCTTAGTGGAAATGTTCCTATTCTTAAAGAAACAAAGAACTGGTATCTGCCTCTTAACGAATATGAGGACTTTTTAAACGAATGGATCATTGAAGGTCATAAAGATGACTGGAAACCTAACGTATACGGTCAGGTTAAATCATGGTTAAACGATGGATTAAAACCACGTGCCATGACCAGAGACCTGAACTGGGGGGTTCCGGTTCCGCTTCCAAATGCAGAAGGAAAAGTTCTTTATGTTTGGTTCGATGCCCCAATCGGATATATCTCTTTCACGAAAGAATGGGCGGAGAAAAACGGAAAAGACTGGAAAGATTACTGGCAAAGTGAAAACAGTGATCTGGTACACTTTATCGGAAAGGATAATATTGTATTCCACTGTATCATCTTCCCAGCGATGATGAAGGCACACGGCGATTATATTATGCCTAAAAATGTACCTGCTTTTGAATTCCTGAACCTTGAGAATGATAAAATCTCAACGTCTAGAAACTGGGCAGTTTGGGCACACGAATATGTTGAAGATTTCCCGGGACAACAGGATGTTTTAAGATATGCTCTTCTTTCATCAGCTCCTGAGACCAAAGATAATAACTTTACATGGAAGGATTTCCAGACGAAGAATAATTCTGAATTGGTAGGGATTTTCGGAAACTTTATCAATAGAGTTGCTGTACTTATTCATAAATATTATGACGGAGTTGTCCCTCATGGAGATGCAAACAGTCCGGAATTAAAAGAGATTAATAAAGCAGCAGCAGAAATTTCAGGATTTCTGGATAACTATGAATTCAGAAATGCTTTATCTGCCTTAATGAACCTTGCAAGATTCGGAAACCAGTACCTTCAGACTGAAGAGCCTTGGAAAACCATCAAAGATAACCCTGAAAAGGCAGCTCAGTCTCTCTTTGTAGGAGCTCAGATTGCTGTTGCTTTAGCTCAGCTATGTGAACCATTTATGCCTTTCAGCTCTGAAAAGCTATTGAACATGTTCAATGTTGAAAAGAAAAGCTGGAGCGATGTTGAAACTCAGTCTGTTTTAATTGAAACAGGACACAAGATCAACGAAGCTTCCCTTTTATTCTCAAAAATTGAAGACAACGTAATTGAAGCTCAGATTCAAAAGCTTGAAGACACCAAACAAAATAATAAGAAAACCAACCCTAACGCTAATCCAATGAAAGAAGAAATCACTTTTGATGATTTTACGAAAATAGATCTTAGAACAGCAACTATTTTAGAGGCTGAGAAAGTAGAAAAAGCAGATAAATTACTAAAACTTACTGTAGATACAGGAGTAGATGTAAGAACTGTAGTTTCAGGGATTGCAGAAAGCTTTACGCCTGAAGAAGTAGTTGGAAAGCAGGTCATGATCTTGTTAAACCTTGCTCCAAGAAAGAGCAGAGGAATTGAATCTCAGGGAATGTTATTATTAACGACGAAACCTGATGGTAAATTATCTTTCGTAACACCCGATGACAGTAATGTTGAAAACGGTATTGAGATTGGATAA